ATAGCCAGGTAAACCATTCTTCATTCTAGTGGGACTTCAACAGGTCACAAaaagttttctaaaaaaaaaaaaacacacacactttttatttaTGGTGGATAGCCTTAAATACAGAGTTAAtgtagttttatgttttaatcaggGGGAAAAAACACTTGTAATAGAAGCTTAACCCAGAAAACAGTCTGGAATCattaaaactaaatgttttattattattttaatttttttattattattatttgtgtattctatataaatacagtctatttattaaagtgacatttttggccgtaaaatataaatgataatcCCACTTTAATTATTAAAGCATGAATATAAAATTGTATGCACTTTTTCCTAACTAGGCCTGATTTCTACGTAGGCTGTCTGTGTTCGGCGTATCCTCGGTGATTTGTAGCTACAAGATCCTGGAGAGAAACAttacaaatgtaaatgtctgtTAGTGTAAAATAATAAGCACAAATAATAATGCATTCAAAGCTTTTCCTTTTAGGCCTGATTTGCATGAATGCCTGTGATCACCGTATCTTCgatgaaagaaagaaacattaacaattaaaatgCGTCATTTTAGTTAAAGCGTGGACCCATCACTTCATGTTGTTTATTGCTGGACTGAAGAAAACTGAATGTTTATGTTATTTTCCTCTCACAAACAAGTATATCCTATTAAAGTTTCTGTATGTCGAGGTTGCCGTACATTGTACACGTATCATGATACTattgtaagtatatatatataatataattttttttttctcaatccaGTGGGTATATTTATATGAATTCAAAATCATCTCATTTAGCCTAATCTACGTAATTACATTTCAGGCTTTTGGGTTAAGagtcaattatttatatatataatttttacttttGGTTCTTTCATAATCCCTAAATATGTTATTGTATTTTAGATATAACCTCAAAATAATATTAAACTCAaccaaattgttttaataaagattgtttgatattttaatgTACACAGCACATTTGTGAAAGTTAGAACGTACATTTAGACTACAATACAATTAGAATATATGCAACCGAATATTTACATTCTTGCCTCAATAAAAGATGTAGCTAACAGCTGATAAGCCTTGCATAGATTCCCTTATTTTTAACGAACAGTCTGATTATTTTATACAGATGTATAAAATTAATTGTTAGAGAGATTCAATAATTCATGGAAGCATTGAAAAATATTAGGCTACACGTTTACAAAAGCGATCACATTCCAAAGTTAATACATACAATTTCAGTTAAATGacataacagttcaaatgaataaaataaataaatattaattaaaattatgtatgtgcaatttagatttttttatatttatataataaccTTGAGTTTGGGCAATATTTCTACGACTAGGCTACACATATATGCTATAAGACGCTGCTATAATACAAATCGTTATCAAAGTGatgcatttttatatgtattaaacatttgttacattttaaacgAATGTGCCAATTTAAATCTGTATTACATTGTCAGACATTGTTCATACATTTTGTGCGGATTGTCTGCTAAATTCAGAAGCAATGCATTTAGATTTAATCAACAATATTCATTTAAGATATTTTACTAAATCAATTATAATCGTAGGCCTATAGcttcattattttatattacaaattattaatgACTGATTAATGATCTATTATTTAattcaaatcatattttttgaAATAGCAAGGCCTACATAATTTCAGAGACGCGCTACAGCTGCATTGGAACAGTTTGcattaattgtgttcatttttataTTGCACGAATGTTTCATTTAAGCATATTGATATGTCATTTTCTCAACATTTGCATATCCATGTGAACCATTTTGGCCAGAAAGTATCtgctgaaaaacaatcaaacatgtgaataaataaaaaatctattctaaaattgaaccttttaaaaaaattatcaaaccaAAAACAACTTTTCTGTCTTCAGACATACTCTTCTCAACATGTTGGCGAAGCTGTGCTTTAACTGAATCGGAAACTTTATTGGCAGTTAACCTGGTAATTTTAGAAAATAAGAGGTTGATCaactacaaaacaaaaaatattcaggTATGTTATCTTGTTGATTATCATGACTGATTTGCATGTGGTATAAATGCATAACGATGTAGTCGTGGAgagaagaaacaaaacaaagagtAGCTTGTATGCCTACATTCCATCAACCTACAGAAAATCGTAAAAATGTCCTAACACATGCCTTTACCTAGTCTTTTCTACTAAAATTCACCCACCTTAAAACAGTTTAGAAAACAAACTTTTATATCAATTATTCATTTCATCAAAATACTAGCTTAAAACTTACTGTATCAAACGTATTTCCAGATATCTACTGTTATTATTGTCATGACAAAGCAGATCAATTTgtaaataactagaaaaagttccaCAAATCTGGGATTAAACCTGTCGGGTTGCATCAAAACGTTGGTAAATTCCAGGGCATTCTTCAATgagattaaaatgaattaaaccaAATTCTATTAATTCATATGTATAACAATGAATTATTTCCAGGCTTTGCGTGTTCCTGCAATATTTAATCTACAATAGCATTTTGCAAGTAAAGTCCCACGTGGACACCAAACACGTAAAACTCAGCAAATCGTGCCTGTATCGACGGTCAGTagatttatttgtaatatattaagATACTAATGTAATACAGGCTAGTATATAAGATAAGCGGCAAGTTTAGTTGACACAAAATAACGAGGCCGAAGGACCAAAACAATGGACACAATGAGCTAAATTTTTCTTTGAATGTGCGGATTATTACCTTCCTTCTCGCACAAACCTATGATGTGATTAGGCAGTGCGATAACAATGCTAAACCTTTTATACTATGAATCTAAGGTTATTCGGTTTAGGTGCCCATAATGCGCACGCAGATCTGAAGAGCGCTCGTGTTCTCTCCTCACACAGATCTCGCGAGAGCGGTGGCGTGGCTGGTTGGCAGTAGGCTTGCAGTAAGACAGAGGGAGAAGGCAGGCAGCATCATGGCGGACAGAGACAGTGGAAGTGAGCAGGGAGGAGCAGCCACGGGCCCGGGTGTCGGTTCCATGCACCCAGTGACAGGAGGGGCGGGCTCGGCTTCCGGGCTGCAGCACGAGACGCAAGAGCTCGCCTCGAAGCGGGTTGACATCCAGAACAAGCGCTTCTATCTGGACGTAAAGCAGAACGCGAAAGGCCGCTTCTTAAAGATAGCAGAAGTAGGGGCCGGGGGAAACAAGAGCCGTCTCACTCTCTCCATGTCTGTCGCTGTCGAGTTCCGTGACTACTTGGGGGACTTCATCGAGCACTATGCCCAGCTGGGGCCGAGCAATCCGGACATAGCGCAAGACGAGCCCCGGAGGGCGTTGAAGAGTGAGTTTTTGGTCCGGGAGAATCGGAAGTACTACATGGATCTAAAGGAGAACCAGAGGGGCCGGTTTCTACGGATCCGACAGACCGTTAACCGGGGGCCCGGTTTGGGGTCCACACAAGGCCAGACGATCGCTCTTCCTGCGCAGGGACTTATCGAGTTTCGCGATGCTCTCGCCAAACTCATCGACGACTACGGAGTGGAGGACGAGCCCGCGGAACTGCCAGAGGGAACCTCTTTGACTGTGGACAACAAGCGCTTTTTCTTTGACGTGGGCTCCAATAAGTACGGGGTGTTCATGAGGGTAAGCGAGGTAAAACCCACCTATCGCAACTCTATCACAGTGCCCTACAAAGTGTGGTCCAAATTCGGCAACACTTTCTGTAAATACGCAGACGAAATGAAAAAGATTCAAGAGAAGCAGAGGGAAAAAAGGGCAAGCGAGCTGCAGCAGCAGCAAGAAGAGATGCACGGAGACGATGGGGACGAGGATTGATAGTGGAgggaaaacatgcaaaaaaagaaagaagaagaagaaaaaagaaataatcaGAATAACATAAAGAGAAATCATACGTAAGagaattttactgtaaaaaaaataataaaaaaaatgtaaaaaaaaaaaaaaaaaagagagagaaagatacaTAAAGATTTAACTGTTTAACTCCAAGGGAGCACTACCCACAAAAATACAACAACCTTCACAAACTTACAGTTGAAACTCGCCACCCATCGCTGGATGTTATTCCACTTACACACCATTAATACAGTAAGCGGCTGCTAAACAAAGTAATGACATTATATATATGAACTGTGTTTCCTACTTGATTACAGAAGAACTGAGCGTTTGTTTCCCTTATTAACCGAGAACTTTTTACACGTTCCAAGAAGTGTTTGCAATGTTCAAATGGAGTTATTGCCGTGTTACTAGGAAATAATTCCTTGACATGTGAGCTAATGACTTCAGCACAAATCAGATATTTTAgcttgattttttgttttgtttagttttgggtTTTTTTGTACCAAAATTTAAAGTCATCTGAAGAGGTTATCTTGGTAGCCATGCCACTAGATATTACAAGCATCACCTGAGGGCTTGCTAGGTATCTTGATGTGAAAATATCAACCTGTTATCCATTTTTAGTGTGGTAGTCCACATGGAGACCTCTTCACAAACATTCTGAGGAgtattaccaatgtattattttattgaagttaTTGTCATGCAGATGATATGCTATGTATTTGTATCTCATTGTCATGCACAGTGTATAAAAAAAAGGTATACAAAGGTACTTAATAAGCCGGAGCAATGACAACAGAAACGAAAGAGCtcttcaaaacatttttgtaacgTAACAAGTTGCATCCCTGATCTACTAGACCCCTCGATACACATACAGATAGTCGTATGAAATTGCTAATGTAGTAAAATATACAAAGTATGATTTTGTGAATCAGATGTATTTCAGTGGAGTAGAAAACATCCCACGTTTTTAGTGGGGGATTGGACAAACAATCGATAAAAGAGTTTAAAAACTATATATTAGTCTACCAATGAGAGTATGAGTGGCACCAAGGAATGCTGGAGTTGCATGTTAACCTGTACACAGCCACATTGAGGAGGATTTCTCAATGTTCGTCCTCAAGGACTCTTCTCTGTGATGGTTTTAAATGTCCATAATGCCAGTAAAGTTTGGTCAGGTAGTCTTATTTTAAGGAATTAGAAATGTAAGAACATACATAATAAGATAATATCAACGCTTTGACTGTTTGATCAGAAAACAAAACCCCTTTTTCCATGGGGGCCCTTGAGGACATGTATTGGGAAACCCTGACTTTAATGAAACTTGTTGGGGAGCATACTCTTCAGCATTGAACAACCTGGTGCCTTACAGACTCCGCATGCTTATACACTGGCTGATGC
The Xyrauchen texanus isolate HMW12.3.18 chromosome 34, RBS_HiC_50CHRs, whole genome shotgun sequence DNA segment above includes these coding regions:
- the puraa gene encoding purine-rich element binding protein Aa, giving the protein MADRDSGSEQGGAATGPGVGSMHPVTGGAGSASGLQHETQELASKRVDIQNKRFYLDVKQNAKGRFLKIAEVGAGGNKSRLTLSMSVAVEFRDYLGDFIEHYAQLGPSNPDIAQDEPRRALKSEFLVRENRKYYMDLKENQRGRFLRIRQTVNRGPGLGSTQGQTIALPAQGLIEFRDALAKLIDDYGVEDEPAELPEGTSLTVDNKRFFFDVGSNKYGVFMRVSEVKPTYRNSITVPYKVWSKFGNTFCKYADEMKKIQEKQREKRASELQQQQEEMHGDDGDED